Genomic segment of Candidatus Firestonebacteria bacterium RIFOXYD2_FULL_39_29:
GAATAATTTTGAAATCGCTCTTCCGCCTCTTGATTCTGATATGGCAAATCAGGTTTTTAAAGATCCCTATATTTTTGATTTTCTTGGTACCGCCCAACCAAGGCGAGAAGCGGAATTGGAACAGAAGCTGATTGATCACGTACAAAAATTCTTACTGGAGCTTGGTGCTGGTTTTGCTTTTGTAGGTAGGCAGATGCATCTGGAACTAGGGGATAACGATTTTTACGTGGATCTTTTATTTTATCATCTTAAACTTCGTTGCTATGTTGTGATAGAATTAAAAGCAGGCGATTTTGAGCCGGGGCATATAAGTCAATTAAATATGTACTTGAATGTGGTTGATGATGTATTGAAGCACAAAGAGGATAGACCAACGATCGGGCTCCTGCTTGTTAAGCAAAAGAATAAGATGATAGCTGAATATTCTTTGCAGGGTTATTCAAAGCCGATGGGTATTGCGGAGTGGGAAACAAAGATTAAAGAAAGTCTGCCGAAGGAATTAAAATCGAGTCTTCCCTCGATAGAAGAGCTGGAAGCCGAGTTAAGTAGAAAAAAATAACAAAGTGGTATTGTCTGAAAATATATAGAGCCAAGCTTGCGGAGTCGCTGGCTCCACAAATAAATGTCCTCAGGTGAAATAGAGAGTGTTATGTAGAGGGACATAAATGGTAAATATGTCCCTGTATGGAGGGACGCGAAAAAATGAGGGTAGAAAAATTAAAAACAGAACGTTTTATATATTTGAAATTGCAGTACTTGATTGCGATGTAAAAGCAATGAGGAAAATACAAATAGAAGCTGAAAAAACTTTGTATAAGTTAGCTGATGCGATAACAAAGGCTTTTGGATTCTTCTTTGATCATCCGTTTGGATTTTATAGTGATTTTGAAAGAGGAGGAAGTGACTCTAAAATTGGGTTTGAGTTGTTTGCAGATCTGGAGTTGGATGAAGGTCCGTCAAGACCTCATTTTAAAGGCGTTGAAAAAGTTAAAATAACAGAAGCTTTTAAGACTGTTGGCGACAGAATGTTATTTTTCTTTGATTACGGTGATAACTGGGAATTTTCCATAGAGTTAAAAGAAATAAGAGATGGTGAAAATCAGGGTATGAAAACCGCCGTCATAGAAAGCACCGGCACAGCCCCGATACAATATCCACCGTGCGAAAGATAGCGGAATAGTTAAATTTCACATTCCGGACTCATAACCATGTGAGATATTTATTTAGGGAAAACAAGGGGTCTGTTCCCTGTATTAAAATGCTATATTTAAAAGGAGGGTTTTAATGTTAAGAAGAAAGTCTAAAATCAATATGAAAGTGTTTTTGTTTGGAGTGTGTGTTTTGTCTAATCTGTGTTTTGGTTTAGATATTTATAAACCGCGAGTAATTGTTGAATTGGAAGTTGGAGCCGGAGATCATCAGCTAGGAGATGGTGGGGTTGCTGCTGGATGCCTTGTTGCCCCTGGGCTAGTTTATGGGGATAGAAAAGGAGATCTTTACCTCTTTGATAGCCATAAAAGAAGAATATTGAAATATAATAAAAATGGTAAGTTTCTTCTTGAAATTAAAGGAGCATGTATTGGAATAGGGATGGATAAAGAAGATAATTTGTATACGCTTGGTGATGGCGCTTTGAAAATATTTAGTCTTATGGTTTTTAATTCAAATGGTCAGAAGGTAAGAGAGCAAGATTTAACTAATGCTGCAACAGAAAACAGAGCGTTTGTATCCTGGTCTGGGAATGTTTCTATTACTTTGCGCGGGGGAATTTATGATAAAGCTAGTAAAATATTTAAATATTATAATAATGGCTATAAGTTTGATTCTAATGGAAAAAATACTGTTAAAATAGAAAATTCTGAAAAAGATATTGCAAAGGAAGATGTAAATTTTTATGAAGATGCAAATGGTGACATCTGGGATGCTGTTCTTACTAATAAAGAAAATATAAAGAAAGGGAAAGAAAATGCTAAATTTGGATTACGCAGATACAAGAAGGAACATATTGCGAATGGATTAGAAAGAAAGAAATTAGATACAAAAGAAGAAATGAAAGTACCTGTAAAATCAGAGAATATTATAGGTTTTGATGGAAAAAATAATGTATATATATACGAAGGCGTTGTAAGAAAATACAGTACAAATGGCGATATTTTAGCAGAAGTTCAGGTACCTAAAAACGTTGACTATATTCCCGGATATTATCCAACTATTGATTATTATGGGAATATATATGCTTGTCAGCGGTCAAATGCTGATATAAATGCAGGGGTTGTATATTACAAGTGTGATCCGTTGAAAACAAAAGTAAAAATTATTTGTTATGAACTACAGAAATAAGGGAGTATTGAAATGAAGTATTTGTTTAAAAAAATGCTATTTGTATCCTGTAATTAATAAGAATAAGTGAATTCTATCGAATATCCAGTTTAACATGAAATAAATAGTAATTTTAGAAAAATAGGTATTTTTCCTATAAGGTCAACAACAACGCAGCTATCGTCTTCGCGTCTATTATTTTCCCTGTTCTTATCATCTTTAAAAGCTCTTTCTTTGTAAAGACTTTTACGGTTATTTCTTCGTCATCGTCCAGGTTCATGTGGCCGGTTTTCAAGTTTGTGGCTTTGTAAAGGTGCATTTTTTCGTGCAAAAAGCCGGGGGATGAGTAAAACGATAGTATTTTCTTGATTTTTCCGGCTTTAAGTCCTGTTTCCTCTTCCAGCTCTCTTTTGGCGCAAATGAAAGGGTTTTCGCCTTTTCCGAGAGTTCCGGCGGGGACTTCCCATGTCATCTGATTTATGGCAAATCTTGGCTGTCTTACCATAATAACCTTATCTTTGCTGACAAAAGGGACGATTACGGCGGCACCGGGGTGCTGTACAAAGTCCTTATTCTGCCATGTGTAGACTTTTATCAATCTCCCAGAAAATCGAAGTTTTTTCATACCGGCAATTTTACCAGAAAACCTACAATAAATCAATAAATACTTGACAAAATACTGTGGATTACGGTATACTTACTGTGGTTGAAAGTGGTTCAAAGTGGAGGGAAAGCTTATGTTCATGGGAGAATACCAGCATTCGATTGACAAAAAGGGCAGAATTATACTGCCTGCCAAGTTTAGGTCTACTTTGGCGGAAAAATACATTGATAAATTCGTAATCACCAGGGGATACGACGACTGTTTGAGTGTCTTTCCGATTAACGAATGGAAGATTTACGAAACAAATCTGCGTTCACTCTCCCAGAATAATGCTGACACAAGATATTTTCTCAGACTACTCTACGCTAATGCCACTGAAACCGCGCTCGACAAGCAAGGCAGAATGTTCATACCCTTAGACCTGCGTACAAAAGTCGCAATCGTAAAAGATGTCACCGTCATCGGTCAGATGAATCTTATGGAGATCTGGTCCAAAGAAAAATGGAATGACTACCTGGCAAAAGGGAAAGACAAACCTTTTGAAAGTGTAGCCCAGAAACTCTTTGATCTCGGAATCATGAAATGAAACATGTTTCAGTGCTCCTTGCTGAAACAGTTGAGTTTTTGAAAGTAAGACCGGGCGGCATATATCTGGATGCTACTTTAGGCGGCGGCGGGCATACGAAAAAGATCCTTGAAACGGAAAAAGACTGCAAGGTAATAGCCCTCGACCGGGACCTGAAGGCAATTGAAATCGCAAAAGAAAATCTTAAAGAATTTGAAAACAGAGTATCGTTTTTTAACTTGAATTTTAGAAGGCTCGATGAAGCGCTGGGTGAAACAAAAATTGACGGCGCGCTTTTTGACCTCGGGGTTTCCTCTTTTCAACTGGATGACGCCGGGCGCGGGTTTTCCTTCCGCGAAGCAGCGCCTCTTGATATGAGAATGGGAAGTGATGCGAAGTATGATGCGGGAGCACTGGTAAATGAACTGCCGCAGGAGGATCTGGAAAAGCTGATCCGGACATTAGGGGAAGAGAACTTTGCGGGAAGGATAGCAAGGGTAATAGTAGAAACCAGAAAAGTAAAACGGATTGATACAACGATAGAACTTGCGGAGGCGATAAAAAAAGCGGTGCCTTCGTTTTACCGGCACGGGAAGATTCATCCGGCTACAAGGAGTTTTCAGGCGTTAAGAATAACGGTGAATGACGAGCTTGGAGCTTTAAAAGAAGGGCTGGTAAAGGCTTCTGCTTCTTTGACTTCCGGCGGACGGTTGTGCGTGATCTCCTTTCACTCGATGGAAGACAGGATTGTGAAAGAGTTTGTAAAAGGTGAGTGTACCCTGGAGCCGGTTACTAAAAAGCCTTTAATACCAAGCGATAGCGAAACGGCGGAAAACAGAAGGAGCCGGAGCGCGAAATTACGGGTGGCCGAGAAAAAATGAAGATTATAACGGGCTTACTGATAGCAGTTCTTTTCTTTGTCTGGCTAAACCTTGACAATGTTCGCACGGGGTATGAAATAAATAAGCTGGAGAAGAAAAAAGCAGAATTGACGAACTACAACAGGATTTTAAACATAGAAATTTCAAAAC
This window contains:
- a CDS encoding 16S rRNA (cytosine(1402)-N(4))-methyltransferase — encoded protein: MKHVSVLLAETVEFLKVRPGGIYLDATLGGGGHTKKILETEKDCKVIALDRDLKAIEIAKENLKEFENRVSFFNLNFRRLDEALGETKIDGALFDLGVSSFQLDDAGRGFSFREAAPLDMRMGSDAKYDAGALVNELPQEDLEKLIRTLGEENFAGRIARVIVETRKVKRIDTTIELAEAIKKAVPSFYRHGKIHPATRSFQALRITVNDELGALKEGLVKASASLTSGGRLCVISFHSMEDRIVKEFVKGECTLEPVTKKPLIPSDSETAENRRSRSAKLRVAEKK